In bacterium, the sequence GGCCGCCCGGCGAGGGTTACGCGCTGGTCCAAGGGAACGGCCCCTGCCCGCAGCGCGGGCAGGGGTCGCTGGGTTCCGCTCGTAGCGGCGAGAGCCTAGAGCTCCTCGGCCTTCAGCTCCTGGACGTCGGTCAGGCCGAGCTCGGCGAGCTGCGGCAGCACCGCCGAGCGGTCGCCGACGATCACGATCTGCATCCGATCGGGATCGAGCTGCTCCCGGGCGCTGCGATTGGCCGTCTCGCGGTCGACGGCCTGGACGCGCGCCATGTAGTCGCTCCAGTGGCTGAGGGGCAGCTCGTTGACCAGGAGCTCCGAGAGCTGGCCGGCCATCCCCTCGAGAGTCTCGAAACGGGCCGGATAGCCCTGGACGAGTCGGCCCTGGCACTCGCGGAACTCCTCGTCCCCGATCGGCCGCGGGCCGCGGATGTCCCCGATCTCGCGCAGCAGCTCCTTGAGCGCGGCGCCGGTGAACTGCGTGTGGACCGGCGCGGCGCAGGCGAAGGCGCCGGCGCCCTTGAGGCCGTTCACGAAGCTGTAGCTGCCGTAGGTGTAGCCCTTGTCCTCGCGCAGGTTCATGTTGATGCGGGCGATGAAGCCGCCGCCGAGGGCGGCGTTCATGACCTCGAAGGGCAGGTAGGCGGGGTCCGCGCGGCGCGGCCCGAGCTGGCCGAGCAGGATCATGCTCTGCTGGGCGCCGGGCCGGTCGACGAGGCAGACGCGGGGACCCCCAGCGGGGCGAGGCGCCGGGATGCTCGCCGCCGGCACGGGCGCCGCCTCCCACTTGCGGAAGGCCTTCTCGAGCGCGGCGATCGCGTCCGCCAGCGTGAGGTCCCCCACGACGACCACGGCGGCGTTGTTGGGCCGGTAGTGCGCGGCGTGGAAGGCAACCAGATCCTCGCGGCGCAGCCGCTGGATCGACGCCGCCGTACCCGTGCCGGTCATCGGCTGGGCGTAGGGATGGCCCTCCCCGTAGAGCCGCTTCTGCATGAGCTTCATCGCGATCAGCCGGGGCTGCGCATTCTCCTGCTGGACCTGGCCGAGCAGGCGCTGGCGCTGGCGCTCCAGCTCCTCCGGCGGGAAGCTGGCCCCGAGGACGAGGTCGCTCATCAAGGCCAGACCCGGGCCCAGCTCGCGCCGCAGGACGTTGAGCGAGACGCGTGAGGCGTCGAAGCCGCTCTCCGTGCTCAGGCGGGCGCCGAGCCGGCGCGCCGCCTCGGAGA encodes:
- a CDS encoding insulinase family protein translates to KKADLLNNYNTFLGDPGRLQWDLDRHLAVSPAAVQRYAVEYLQRDLRAVLSVVPAAEPLAAATSGEPAGLPAPGPAIRFSPPAIQRAALANGLELYLVEKRELPLVQVTLNIRSGWAADPADRPGTAALTAELLDEGTARRDALAISEAARRLGARLSTESGFDASRVSLNVLRRELGPGLALMSDLVLGASFPPEELERQRQRLLGQVQQENAQPRLIAMKLMQKRLYGEGHPYAQPMTGTGTAASIQRLRREDLVAFHAAHYRPNNAAVVVVGDLTLADAIAALEKAFRKWEAAPVPAASIPAPRPAGGPRVCLVDRPGAQQSMILLGQLGPRRADPAYLPFEVMNAALGGGFIARINMNLREDKGYTYGSYSFVNGLKGAGAFACAAPVHTQFTGAALKELLREIGDIRGPRPIGDEEFRECQGRLVQGYPARFETLEGMAGQLSELLVNELPLSHWSDYMARVQAVDRETANRSAREQLDPDRMQIVIVGDRSAVLPQLAELGLTDVQELKAEEL